One Bacteroidota bacterium DNA window includes the following coding sequences:
- a CDS encoding T9SS type A sorting domain-containing protein, which translates to MKKLLLLSLALLWGFALLAQKVNPDIRRVALSDFDQKQPVTADLGTKSQSPATYPAPNVVPTDDPNIVTIIQIGSSANAYGYGYSNGSATFVWADPNINSVANTHRMGGEVGPPGQFSGDLAYDISTDGGMTWTNQIKMYESNVAANPDAARYPQGAIYNPPGNTDPMNAWMTFFAATLDGSNGGTWGGYGYGVASIADPTDTTKHLLHSDLEAGFAQGIPTAYHITQQGDAWMADAALQDSYVAYLGNIIFMHGVFNDAIGDYEWEEFLVPATADYARYLKMAFSPDGLNGYVFWCSNNASIPFYDETAWDYPLLLKTDDGGATWADDLISVQLGGPDGIPVIKNWLTDEQLDGIFGPGTWDRDQLIYSGQWWNTDVAVDAGGNPHIITQVFLGYTDEGTNYIIVEPHTFGMFDIYSFDGETLDQAVLLGTNQNYDGVFQPDDFTEYNRAQASTTLDGTKMFFSWIDTQIEGIEENRSPDVFTRGFDLISNNITVGDAPGGCDNVTAFSQGMWQSWFMAASYYVLEESDNYTMPMVYETLNPDNVIEPVRFNYIQDWSYNVADFTQPSGNPPFPWVGIEEPEANASINVSQNYPNPFSGTTVIDIYVPQASEVSVEVTNLIGQTIYQNNMGTVSGNARISLKASEFTGGVYFYTVRAGDQSMTRQMIVE; encoded by the coding sequence ATGAAAAAACTACTACTGTTAAGCCTGGCTTTACTATGGGGTTTTGCTTTGCTTGCGCAAAAAGTAAATCCCGACATCCGTAGGGTAGCTCTTTCTGATTTTGATCAGAAACAGCCCGTTACGGCTGATTTAGGTACAAAATCACAATCTCCTGCAACCTATCCTGCACCCAATGTTGTTCCTACCGATGATCCGAATATTGTAACCATTATTCAGATTGGTAGTTCTGCCAATGCATACGGCTATGGCTATAGCAACGGATCTGCAACTTTCGTTTGGGCAGATCCCAACATTAATTCTGTTGCGAATACTCACCGTATGGGTGGGGAAGTTGGCCCTCCGGGACAGTTTTCCGGTGACCTTGCCTACGACATTTCCACCGATGGTGGTATGACATGGACCAACCAGATCAAGATGTACGAATCCAATGTTGCTGCCAATCCCGATGCTGCAAGGTATCCGCAAGGCGCCATTTACAATCCTCCGGGCAATACCGACCCGATGAACGCATGGATGACTTTCTTCGCTGCTACCCTTGATGGCTCGAACGGCGGTACATGGGGAGGTTATGGTTATGGTGTTGCCAGCATCGCCGACCCGACAGATACCACTAAACACCTCCTGCATTCAGATCTTGAAGCCGGTTTTGCTCAAGGTATCCCTACAGCCTACCACATCACCCAGCAAGGTGATGCCTGGATGGCCGATGCCGCTTTGCAGGATTCTTATGTTGCTTATCTTGGAAACATTATCTTCATGCATGGTGTGTTTAACGATGCCATTGGTGATTATGAATGGGAAGAATTCCTTGTACCGGCCACAGCAGATTACGCCCGTTACCTGAAAATGGCTTTCTCACCCGATGGTTTGAACGGTTATGTTTTCTGGTGCAGCAATAACGCATCTATCCCGTTTTATGATGAAACTGCATGGGATTACCCACTTCTTCTTAAAACCGATGATGGCGGAGCAACCTGGGCAGATGACCTGATCAGCGTCCAGCTTGGTGGCCCCGACGGTATCCCCGTTATCAAAAACTGGCTCACCGATGAACAATTGGATGGAATTTTCGGACCCGGCACCTGGGACAGAGACCAGCTTATTTATTCCGGTCAGTGGTGGAATACCGACGTGGCTGTTGATGCCGGCGGAAACCCGCACATCATTACTCAGGTTTTTCTGGGTTATACTGATGAAGGAACAAACTATATTATCGTAGAACCGCATACTTTCGGTATGTTTGATATTTACTCCTTCGATGGCGAAACCCTTGATCAGGCAGTCCTCCTGGGTACAAACCAGAACTATGACGGTGTATTCCAACCGGATGATTTCACAGAATATAACCGCGCACAGGCATCCACTACCCTTGATGGTACCAAAATGTTCTTCTCCTGGATCGATACTCAAATCGAAGGAATCGAAGAAAACAGGTCACCCGATGTATTTACACGTGGTTTCGATCTCATCTCCAACAATATCACTGTTGGCGACGCCCCGGGCGGATGCGACAACGTTACCGCTTTCTCTCAGGGTATGTGGCAGTCGTGGTTCATGGCAGCTTCTTACTATGTGCTTGAAGAAAGCGACAATTATACTATGCCTATGGTCTATGAAACCTTAAATCCCGATAATGTTATTGAGCCCGTAAGATTTAATTACATTCAGGATTGGTCGTATAATGTAGCCGACTTTACCCAGCCTTCCGGCAATCCTCCCTTCCCCTGGGTAGGTATCGAAGAACCGGAAGCCAATGCATCTATCAATGTTTCCCAGAATTATCCTAATCCTTTCAGCGGAACCACCGTGATAGATATTTATGTCCCCCAGGCATCTGAGGTGTCTGTAGAGGTTACTAACCTTATCGGACAAACGATCTATCAGAATAATATGGGTACGGTTTCCGGAAATGCCAGGATCAGCCTGAAAGCATCCGAATTTACCGGCGGTGTATATTTCTATACCGTAAGGGCCGGAGATCAGTCAATGACCCGTCAGATGATCGTGGAATAA